One genomic window of Solanum dulcamara chromosome 10, daSolDulc1.2, whole genome shotgun sequence includes the following:
- the LOC129905015 gene encoding acetyl-CoA-benzylalcohol acetyltransferase-like, whose translation MEIGFINKKDCIKVEILWTKLIKPSLPTPPHLQRYKLSFFDQLSEKEHVPFVLFYANNNFINNSTIDERLEQSLSKILTHVYPAAGRYDKDERSILCLDQGVSYTKAKVNCKLDNFLEKTRKDLGLAGLFWPHENKNIDETNLMVSPIVIAQVTEFECGGLAISLSGSHPAMDGFSDFKFLFEWAKVCRMGTPIEEINFLSFDLGNIFPTRDISGLLKSSYDPIIEKDIIVKRFIVREAAMSRLRKKCIEESDGALTFEPSRVEIITALLWRALIHISTTINGYVRPSLMDFPLNLRSKTSLPQVHNSMGNFRIDVPIKFIPGETKMELHNFIILIRDTVNKVVASCAKASPDEIVSTLVNIYNESVRSPEWGGNDEVDKVLCSSMCMFPLHDTDFGLGKPTLLFFGMKDTQMLWLHDTDIHSEVGVQVDLKESYMQLFDRDEDIKALTFIRDANL comes from the coding sequence ATGGAAATAGGATTTATCAACAAAAAAGATTGCATAAAAGTTGAAATCTTATGGACCAAACTCATAAAGCCATCTTTACCAACTCCCCCTCACCTTCAACGTTACAAGCTCTCTTTCTTCGACCAATTATCTGAAAAAGAACATGTCCCATTTGTTCTTTTCtatgcaaataataatttcatcaaCAACTCCACCATCGATGAACGACTAGAACAATCCCTTTCAAAGATATTAACCCATGTTTATCCAGCAGCAGGAAGGTACGACAAAGATGAACGTTCGATTCTTTGTCTTGATCAAGGCGTTTCCTACACTAAAGCCAAGGTCAATTGTAAGCTGGATAATTTCCTAGAGAAAACACGCAAGGACCTTGGTCTTGCGGGTTTATTTTGGCCACATGAAAACAAGAATATAGATGAAACTAATCTGATGGTTTCACCAATTGTCATTGCACAAGTAACCGAGTTTGAATGTGGTGGCCTAGCTATATCACTCAGTGGTTCACACCCTGCAATGGATGGTTTCTCagattttaaatttctttttgagTGGGCAAAAGTGTGCAGAATGGGAACTCCCATCGAGGAGATTAATTTTCTAAGCTTTGATTTAGGTAATATTTTCCCAACAAGAGATATATCGGGACTTTTGAAGTCAAGCTACGATCCAATTATAGAAAAAGATATTATTGTTAAGAGATTCATCGTCCGTGAAGCTGCTATGTCAAGGCTTAGAAAAAAATGTATCGAGGAATCAGATGGAGCTTTGACTTTTGAACCTTCAAGGGTTGAAATTATTACAGCACTCCTCTGGAGGGCTTTAATCCACATTTCAACAACCATAAATGGATATGTTAGGCCTTCTCTAATGGACTTTCCATTGAATTTGCGTTCTAAAACATCTTTACCACAAGTTCACAACTCTATGGGGAATTTTAGAATCGATGTTCCGATAAAATTCATACCAGGGGAGACGAAGATGGAATTGCACAACTTCATAATATTAATCAGGGATACCGTGAATAAAGTTGTTGCTTCATGTGCCAAAGCTTCACCAGATGAAATAGTGTCAACATTGGttaatatatataatgaaaGTGTTAGATCACCAGAGTGGGGAGGTAATGATGAAGTTGACAAAGTTTTATGTTCAAGTATGTGCATGTTCCCTTTACATGATACTGATTTTGGTTTGGGAAAACCAACCTTACTATTTTTTGGTATGAAAGATACACAAATGTTATGGTTGCATGATACGGATATTCATTCTGAAGTTGGTGTGCAAGTGGACTTAAAGGAAAGCTATATGCAGTTATTTGATCGTGATGAAGACATCAAAGCTCTTACGTTTATACGTGATGCAAATCtttga
- the LOC129870314 gene encoding acetyl-CoA-benzylalcohol acetyltransferase-like has product MKIQILCTKLIKPCLPTPPHLQHYKLSFFDQISEREHVSIVYFFRNSNNSNIDERLEQSLSKVLTHIYPAAGRYNDKDEYCSILCLDQGVSYTKAKVSCMLDNFFEKARNDLGLAALFRPHVNKNINETNFMVSPIVTIQVTKFECGGLAISISTSHPAMDGFSDFQFVFEWAKVCRMGTPIEEINFLSFDMGNIFQTRDISGIFKSTQVPTIQQDIVSKRFIIHEANMSRLRKKCIDESGGALTFQPSRVEVITALLWRALIRATANINGYFKPSLLDFPMNMRSKITFLPQVKNPMGNFMIGVPVKFIPGETKMELHHFIILIRNAVNKVIASCMKANSPDDIVSTLVNSYNESFRSPKWGGNEEVDKVMCTSVCRFPVHDSDFGLGKPNLIFFGMKDTQMFWLYDFGLEICVQMDLKEKCVPLFDRDDDIKDLTFICDAKL; this is encoded by the coding sequence atgaaaatccaaatcttatGCACAAAGCTCATAAAGCCATGTTTACCTACACCTCCTCACCTTCAGCATTACAAGCTCTCTTTCTTCGATCAAATATCTGAGAGAGAACATGTATCTATTGTTTATTTCTTTCGTAATTCTAATAATTCCAACATCGATGAACGACTTGAGCAATCCCTTTCTAAGGTATTAACTCATATTTATCCAGCTGCAGGAAGGTACAATGACAAAGATGAATATTGTTCGATTTTGTGTCTTGATCAAGGTGTTTCCTACACTAAGGCCAAGGTCAGTTGTATGCTTGATAATTTCTTCGAAAAAGCACGTAACGACTTAGGTCTTGCAGCTTTATTTAGGCCACATGTAAACAAGAATATAAATGAAACTAATTTCATGGTTTCACCAATTGTTACTATACAAGTAACCAAATTTGAATGTGGTGGCCTAGCTATATCAATCAGTACTTCACACCCTGCAATGGATGGTTTCTCAgattttcaatttgtttttgaGTGGGCAAAAGTGTGTAGAATGGGGACTCCGATCGAGGAGATTAATTTTCTAAGCTTCGATATGGGTAATATTTTTCAGACAAGAGATATATCAGGAATTTTCAAGTCGACTCAAGTACCAACTATACAACAAGATATTGTTTCTAAGAGGTTCATCATTCATGAGGCTAATATGTCAAGGCTCAGAAAAAAATGCATTGATGAATCAGGTGGAGCGTTGACTTTTCAACCTTCAAGGGTTGAGGTTATTACAGCACTCCTATGGAGGGCTTTAATCCGCGCTACAGCAAACATAAACGGGTATTTCAAGCCTTCTCTACTAGACTTTCCAATGAATATGCGTTCCAAAATTACATTTTTACCTCAGGTGAAAAATCCTATGGGGAATTTTATGATTGGTGTTCCAGTAAAATTCATACCAGGAGAGACCAAAATGGaattgcatcatttcataatattAATCAGAAATGCAGTGAATAAAGTTATTGCTTCATGTATGAAAGCAAATTCACCAGATGACATAGTGTCAACATTGGTTAATTCATATAATGAAAGTTTTCGATCACCAAAGTGGGGAGGTAATGAAGAAGTTGACAAAGTCATGTGTACAAGTGTGTGCAGGTTCCCTGTGCACGATTCTGATTTTGGTTTGGGTAAACCAAACTTAATATTTTTTGGTATGAAAGATACACAAATGTTTTGGTTGTATGATTTTGGACTTGAAATTTGTGTGCAAATGGACTTGAAGGAAAAATGTGTGCCGTTATTTGACCGCGATGATGATATTAAAGATCTCACATTTATATGTGATGCAAAACTTTAA